A genomic segment from Roseibium algicola encodes:
- the bfr gene encoding bacterioferritin, which translates to MKGEARVIEYLNKALRHELTAVNQYWVHARLLADWGFGKLADKELAEAEEERQHAQDLMDRIIFLEGLPNLQTLDPLRIGQSVKECLEGDLAAEYVARALYHEAREVCRELGDYVSMALFEQLLSDEESHIDFLETQLELIERIGIDNYSLLQAKSADTAE; encoded by the coding sequence ATGAAGGGCGAAGCGCGCGTAATCGAGTATCTCAACAAGGCCCTGCGGCACGAGTTGACGGCAGTGAACCAATATTGGGTCCATGCCCGGCTGCTGGCCGACTGGGGCTTCGGCAAGCTGGCCGACAAGGAACTGGCGGAAGCTGAAGAAGAGCGTCAGCATGCACAGGATCTGATGGACCGGATCATCTTCCTGGAAGGTCTGCCCAATCTTCAGACCCTGGACCCGCTGCGGATCGGCCAGTCGGTCAAGGAATGCCTTGAAGGCGACCTTGCAGCGGAATACGTCGCCCGGGCCCTTTACCACGAAGCCCGCGAAGTCTGCCGCGAGCTCGGCGACTATGTTTCCATGGCGCTGTTTGAACAGCTTCTGAGCGACGAGGAAAGCCACATCGATTTCCTCGAAACGCAGCTCGAACTGATCGAACGGATCGGCATCGACAACTATTCCCTGCTGCAGGCCAAGTCTGCGGACACCGCCGAATAA
- a CDS encoding SDR family NAD(P)-dependent oxidoreductase, with protein MTGQGIPDERPTLVLTGASRGIGHATVKRFSAEGWRVITCSRQAFSDKCPWPMGPEDHIQVDLSDPENLGFATQEIRKRLEPNGSRLHALVNNAGISPKGPDGERLDSLTTAMHEWRTVFQVNFFAPILLGRGLFKELKNAKGSVVNVTSIAGMKVHPFAGTAYSTSKAALASLTREMAADFGPHGIRVNAIAPGEIDTSILSPGTEKMIEDIPLRRLGLPNEVADTIYYLCSEKSSYVSGSEIHINGGQHV; from the coding sequence ATGACCGGCCAGGGTATCCCCGACGAGCGTCCGACACTCGTGCTGACAGGCGCGAGCCGCGGCATCGGACATGCCACCGTCAAGCGGTTTTCCGCGGAAGGCTGGCGGGTGATCACCTGCTCCCGGCAGGCGTTTTCGGACAAGTGTCCATGGCCGATGGGGCCTGAGGACCATATCCAGGTGGATCTTTCCGATCCGGAAAACCTCGGGTTTGCCACCCAGGAAATCCGCAAGCGTCTGGAGCCCAACGGTTCGCGCCTTCATGCGCTGGTCAACAATGCGGGGATAAGCCCCAAGGGGCCCGACGGGGAACGACTGGATTCGCTGACAACGGCCATGCACGAATGGCGAACCGTTTTTCAGGTCAACTTCTTTGCCCCCATCCTTCTCGGCCGGGGCCTTTTCAAGGAACTGAAGAATGCCAAGGGTTCGGTCGTCAACGTGACGTCGATCGCCGGCATGAAGGTGCATCCCTTCGCCGGTACCGCCTATTCCACCTCGAAGGCAGCCCTCGCATCGCTTACGCGGGAGATGGCGGCCGACTTCGGTCCGCACGGCATTCGCGTCAATGCAATCGCACCGGGCGAAATCGATACATCCATCCTGTCACCTGGCACCGAAAAGATGATCGAAGACATTCCGCTCCGCCGCCTTGGCCTACCGAATGAAGTTGCCGACACGATCTATTACTTGTGCTCCGAGAAGTCTTCCTACGTCAGTGGATCAGAAATTCACATCAACGGCGGTCAGCATGTATAA
- a CDS encoding ABC transporter substrate-binding protein produces the protein MKRMLAATLGLLGSLMAPVAASAQEAANDPAWQAVLDEARGETVYFHAWGGEPRINAYIAWAAREVANEFDVRVLQVKVSDTASVVSQVLAEKSVGKVSGGAVDLVWINGENFAAMKEQGLLAAPGWAQTLPNWDYVDVENKPTVVQDFTVPTDGQESPWGMAKLVFMYDSARLDTPPATLDALLSYAKANPGRFAYPQPPNFYGTTFLKQVLVSTVPDKAALTKPVDEARFEEMTAPLFAYLDALNGSLWRQGRAFPKDAAHMRQLLADGELDIAFSFNPSDASSAIANGEQPPSVRTFVLDGGTIGNTHFVAIPFNSSSQAGAKVFANFLLSPAAQARKQDPGIWGDPTVLNVAGLPETEKVLFDTLDLGPATLTPEQLGPVLPEPHPSWVSALEEAWTTRYGAE, from the coding sequence ATGAAACGCATGCTTGCCGCAACGCTTGGTCTTCTCGGATCACTGATGGCACCGGTGGCTGCTTCTGCACAGGAAGCGGCCAATGATCCGGCGTGGCAGGCAGTGCTGGATGAGGCCAGAGGCGAGACCGTTTATTTCCACGCCTGGGGCGGCGAGCCGCGCATCAACGCCTATATCGCCTGGGCTGCCCGGGAAGTGGCAAATGAATTTGACGTTCGCGTGCTTCAGGTGAAGGTCAGTGACACCGCATCTGTGGTCTCACAGGTGCTTGCCGAAAAATCGGTTGGCAAGGTCTCTGGCGGCGCGGTCGATCTGGTCTGGATCAACGGCGAAAATTTCGCGGCCATGAAGGAACAGGGGCTGCTGGCAGCACCTGGATGGGCGCAGACGTTGCCGAACTGGGATTACGTCGACGTGGAAAACAAGCCGACGGTCGTCCAGGATTTCACCGTGCCTACGGATGGCCAGGAAAGCCCGTGGGGGATGGCCAAGCTCGTGTTCATGTATGACAGTGCCCGCCTGGACACCCCACCTGCGACGCTCGATGCGCTGCTGAGCTACGCCAAGGCGAACCCGGGCCGATTTGCCTATCCGCAACCGCCCAATTTCTATGGCACGACCTTTCTGAAACAGGTTCTCGTCAGCACGGTTCCGGACAAGGCCGCTCTGACGAAACCGGTGGATGAAGCCCGCTTCGAAGAAATGACTGCACCGTTGTTTGCCTATCTGGACGCATTGAACGGCTCGCTCTGGCGCCAGGGCCGCGCTTTCCCGAAGGATGCAGCGCATATGCGCCAGCTGCTTGCCGACGGAGAACTGGATATTGCATTTTCCTTCAATCCGTCCGATGCCTCGAGCGCAATTGCCAACGGCGAACAGCCGCCCAGCGTGCGCACCTTCGTTCTGGATGGCGGCACCATCGGCAACACCCACTTCGTTGCAATTCCGTTCAACAGTTCCAGCCAGGCAGGCGCCAAGGTCTTCGCCAACTTCCTGTTGTCACCCGCGGCACAGGCTCGCAAGCAGGATCCCGGTATCTGGGGCGACCCGACAGTTCTGAACGTTGCCGGACTGCCTGAAACCGAAAAGGTTCTCTTCGATACACTCGACCTTGGGCCTGCGACCTTGACGCCCGAACAGCTCGGCCCGGTCCTGCCGGAACCGCATCCGAGCTGGGTCAGTGCGCTTGAAGAGGCCTGGACCACCCGCTACGGCGCCGAGTGA
- a CDS encoding (2Fe-2S)-binding protein, with translation MIICSCNVLSDKQLREAAEEMRADPNGKVPTPGAVFRHLGCRPRCGSCFPSVIDIIHEKSSEEQPKSEESPAELKQASNR, from the coding sequence ATGATCATTTGCTCCTGTAACGTACTGTCTGACAAGCAACTTCGCGAAGCCGCGGAAGAAATGCGTGCAGACCCGAATGGCAAGGTGCCAACGCCCGGAGCGGTGTTCCGTCATCTGGGGTGCAGGCCGCGTTGCGGAAGCTGTTTTCCGTCGGTCATTGACATCATTCACGAAAAAAGTTCTGAAGAGCAACCAAAGTCGGAAGAGTCGCCTGCAGAATTGAAGCAGGCTTCAAACCGCTAG
- the putA gene encoding bifunctional proline dehydrogenase/L-glutamate gamma-semialdehyde dehydrogenase PutA: MTATVAAMKTINSTELEPFRPAYAPDDKTLVEALLKEANTDPVVEKLIDQRTRGYIQDMRSVQVGLGGVEDFMREFGLTTREGLAMMVLAEALLRVPDAKTADKLIEDKLAAARFDDLSGPKSDTWLVSASSWALGVTSRLLHPGDTPQSILSSLVKRMGMPTVRMATRKAMRLLGHQFVLGETIQKALERARTQEAKGYRYSYDMLGEGARTQKDAERYFQSYAKAIAAIGKAAGDKQLPDRPGISVKLSALHPRYQAVNGERVRDELLPKLRELAQMAKDHNLNFTVDAEEADRLEISLDIIAAMLTDPVTEGWDGFGLAVQAYQKRGIHVIDWLVNAARKTNRKLMVRLVKGAYWDTEIKHAQEGGAEGYPVFSRKAATDLSYLCCAKRMLAARDVLYPQFATHNALTVAQIIELSGGKAEGYEFQRLHGMGESLYKSVVERDGFPCRIYAPVGGHKDLLAYLVRRLLENGANSSFVTIVGDASVPVEKMLKRPKELLDSGHHSINRSIPLPKDLYGDSRQNSDGVEFGCAAERNLLTSGMAKTTAPFTEAAPLGAGLKPSGDANPVFAPMDGSTKVGTVRFADSETARLAVENAQKGFEKWSRRPVEERAAAIDKVGDLLEANRDRLMTILSLEAGKCLTDGIAEIREAVDFCRYYAAEARNLFGEGKLMPGPTGEENRYRYRGRGVFVCISPWNFPLAIFLGQVSAALMAGNAVIAKPAEQTPLIAYETAKLMYQAGVPEDVFYLLPGEGDVGAALTSHPAVAGVAFTGSTETAWLINGTLAAKRGPIVPLVAETGGINAMIVDATALPEQVCDDVMMSAFRSAGQRCSALRLLYVQEDVADHLLDMLEGAAKELSLGDPRLPSTDIGPVIDEEARDNILSHVDDMKESQKLRYAGKTPHGKLANGSWVAPHIIELDKAEALTREVFGPVLHVVRYKAGDLDKVLNQIAGTGYGLTLGVHSRIDATVKKVVDRLSVGNVYVNRNTIGAVVGTQPFGGSGLSGTGPKAGGPAYLTRFALEQVVSINTAAAGGNASLVAASDD; this comes from the coding sequence ATGACCGCAACTGTTGCAGCCATGAAGACAATCAATTCGACCGAACTCGAGCCATTTCGCCCGGCTTACGCCCCCGATGACAAGACGCTTGTCGAAGCGCTTCTAAAGGAAGCCAACACCGACCCCGTGGTGGAGAAACTGATCGACCAGCGCACCCGCGGTTATATTCAGGACATGCGCTCGGTCCAGGTCGGTCTCGGCGGCGTGGAAGACTTCATGCGCGAATTCGGTCTGACCACCCGTGAAGGCCTGGCCATGATGGTGCTGGCAGAAGCGCTGCTGCGCGTTCCTGACGCAAAGACCGCGGACAAGCTGATCGAAGACAAGCTGGCGGCAGCCCGCTTCGATGATCTCTCAGGCCCGAAATCCGACACCTGGCTTGTCTCCGCCTCTTCCTGGGCGCTGGGCGTCACCTCTCGTCTGCTGCATCCGGGCGACACGCCCCAGTCGATCCTGTCGAGCCTCGTCAAGCGCATGGGCATGCCGACCGTGCGCATGGCAACCCGCAAGGCGATGCGCCTGCTCGGTCATCAGTTCGTGCTTGGCGAAACCATCCAAAAGGCTCTGGAACGCGCCAGGACCCAGGAAGCGAAGGGCTATCGCTATTCCTATGACATGCTGGGCGAGGGAGCGCGTACCCAGAAGGATGCAGAGCGTTACTTCCAGTCCTATGCCAAGGCGATTGCCGCCATCGGCAAGGCCGCCGGTGACAAGCAGCTGCCGGACCGTCCGGGTATTTCGGTGAAGCTTTCCGCGCTGCATCCGCGCTATCAGGCCGTCAACGGCGAACGCGTGCGCGACGAACTCCTGCCGAAGTTGCGCGAACTGGCGCAGATGGCCAAGGACCACAACCTGAACTTCACCGTCGACGCTGAAGAAGCCGACCGGCTGGAGATCTCTCTGGATATCATCGCGGCCATGCTGACCGATCCGGTCACCGAGGGCTGGGATGGCTTTGGACTGGCGGTTCAGGCCTATCAGAAGCGCGGCATTCACGTGATCGACTGGCTGGTCAACGCAGCCCGCAAGACCAACCGCAAACTGATGGTGCGTCTCGTAAAGGGCGCCTATTGGGATACGGAAATCAAGCACGCTCAGGAAGGCGGCGCGGAAGGCTATCCGGTGTTCTCGCGCAAGGCGGCGACGGATCTGTCCTATCTGTGCTGCGCCAAGCGGATGCTGGCGGCACGGGATGTGCTCTACCCGCAGTTCGCCACCCACAACGCACTGACAGTTGCCCAGATCATCGAACTCTCCGGTGGCAAGGCGGAAGGGTACGAGTTCCAGCGCCTGCACGGCATGGGCGAAAGCCTTTACAAATCCGTTGTCGAACGCGACGGCTTCCCGTGCCGGATCTATGCCCCGGTCGGTGGTCACAAGGACCTCTTGGCCTATCTCGTCCGCCGCCTTCTGGAAAACGGTGCCAACTCCTCCTTCGTCACCATCGTGGGCGATGCCTCCGTGCCGGTTGAAAAGATGCTCAAGCGGCCGAAGGAACTGCTGGATAGCGGCCACCATTCCATCAACCGTTCGATCCCGCTGCCGAAGGACCTTTACGGTGATAGCCGGCAAAATTCCGACGGCGTGGAATTCGGCTGTGCGGCAGAACGCAATTTGCTGACGTCCGGCATGGCGAAAACCACAGCACCGTTCACCGAAGCCGCCCCGCTTGGAGCGGGGCTGAAACCGTCGGGCGACGCCAATCCGGTGTTTGCCCCGATGGACGGCTCGACCAAGGTCGGCACGGTGCGCTTCGCGGACAGCGAAACGGCCCGCCTTGCTGTCGAAAATGCCCAGAAGGGGTTCGAGAAATGGTCGCGCAGACCGGTTGAAGAGCGGGCAGCTGCCATCGACAAGGTTGGCGACCTGCTGGAGGCCAACCGGGACCGTCTGATGACGATCCTCTCATTGGAAGCCGGCAAGTGCCTGACCGATGGCATTGCCGAAATCCGCGAGGCAGTCGACTTCTGCCGATACTACGCGGCCGAAGCCAGAAACCTTTTCGGTGAAGGCAAGCTGATGCCCGGACCGACAGGCGAGGAAAACCGCTACCGCTATCGTGGCCGCGGCGTCTTCGTCTGCATTTCTCCCTGGAACTTCCCGCTGGCGATCTTCCTCGGTCAGGTCAGCGCAGCTTTGATGGCGGGCAACGCCGTCATCGCCAAGCCCGCGGAACAGACACCGCTGATCGCTTATGAAACGGCCAAGCTGATGTATCAGGCCGGTGTCCCGGAAGATGTCTTTTACCTGCTCCCGGGAGAAGGCGATGTCGGTGCGGCGCTGACGTCCCATCCGGCTGTTGCCGGGGTGGCCTTTACCGGATCGACCGAAACCGCCTGGCTGATCAACGGCACGCTGGCCGCAAAACGCGGCCCGATCGTTCCGCTCGTTGCCGAAACGGGCGGGATCAACGCGATGATCGTCGACGCGACGGCTCTGCCGGAACAGGTCTGCGATGACGTCATGATGTCCGCCTTTCGCTCCGCCGGTCAGCGCTGCTCGGCACTGCGTTTGCTTTATGTGCAGGAAGACGTCGCCGATCATCTGCTGGACATGCTGGAAGGCGCAGCGAAAGAACTCAGCCTGGGCGACCCGCGGCTGCCGTCGACAGACATCGGTCCGGTGATTGATGAGGAAGCACGCGACAACATTCTCTCCCATGTCGACGACATGAAGGAGAGCCAGAAACTGCGCTATGCCGGCAAGACGCCGCACGGGAAGCTGGCCAATGGCTCCTGGGTTGCCCCGCACATCATCGAGCTGGACAAGGCCGAGGCCCTGACCCGGGAAGTCTTCGGACCTGTCCTGCATGTGGTTCGATACAAGGCGGGCGACCTGGACAAGGTGCTGAACCAGATTGCCGGTACCGGCTACGGTCTGACACTCGGTGTTCACAGCCGTATTGATGCAACGGTGAAGAAGGTGGTTGACCGGCTCTCTGTCGGCAATGTCTATGTCAACCGCAACACCATCGGCGCGGTTGTCGGCACCCAGCCCTTCGGCGGCTCCGGCCTGTCCGGCACCGGCCCCAAGGCCGGCGGCCCGGCCTACCTGACCCGGTTTGCCCTGGAACAGGTGGTCTCCATCAACACGGCCGCTGCCGGCGGTAACGCCAGCCTGGTGGCAGCCTCGGACGATTGA
- a CDS encoding winged helix-turn-helix transcriptional regulator — MLDATDRRILKVLQQDGRITNTDLAERVHLSATATAERMKRLVREGYIEHFSASLNPKMVDRGLLVFVEIRLDRTSPEIFDAFKIAVERSTDIMECHMVAGGFDYLMKSRVKDMEAYRAFLSDVVLALPGVRETHTYAVMEEIKDTHILPV, encoded by the coding sequence ATGCTTGATGCAACAGACCGGAGGATTCTGAAGGTTCTCCAACAGGACGGCCGCATTACCAATACGGACCTTGCCGAACGGGTGCATCTTTCGGCAACCGCGACCGCCGAACGCATGAAGCGGCTGGTGCGCGAAGGGTACATCGAGCACTTCTCCGCCAGCCTCAATCCGAAGATGGTGGACCGGGGTTTGCTGGTCTTCGTCGAAATCCGGCTTGACCGCACCTCACCGGAAATTTTCGACGCCTTCAAGATTGCCGTCGAACGTTCGACCGACATCATGGAATGTCACATGGTGGCAGGCGGCTTCGACTACCTCATGAAAAGCCGCGTCAAGGACATGGAAGCCTATCGGGCCTTCCTGTCTGATGTGGTTTTGGCGCTGCCAGGCGTGCGTGAAACACATACTTACGCCGTCATGGAAGAGATCAAGGACACCCATATCTTGCCGGTCTGA
- a CDS encoding ATP-binding cassette domain-containing protein — translation MQTPNEPLGLVLQDVTLHLDGAPLLGIDCRIEPGTVLTVMGESGSGKSSLLDFIAGFLRPDFKASGKVMLDGKDLTPLPAQERHIGLMFQTPLLFPHMSVLQNLMFAIPAAIRKRSLRRDMAQQALADVGLSGFGSRDPATLSGGQQTRVALMRTLLAEPHALLLDEPFSSLDKARRADIRALVFDAARQKGLPVLLVTHDEEDAVAAGGKVHFLDESGSSNGCA, via the coding sequence ATGCAAACCCCAAACGAGCCATTGGGCCTGGTTCTTCAGGACGTCACCCTCCACCTGGACGGAGCGCCCCTGCTTGGGATCGACTGCCGGATAGAACCGGGAACAGTACTCACCGTGATGGGCGAAAGCGGCAGCGGCAAATCCAGCCTGCTCGACTTCATTGCCGGTTTCCTCCGGCCGGATTTCAAGGCGAGCGGCAAGGTGATGCTTGATGGCAAGGACCTGACACCTCTGCCTGCACAGGAGCGGCATATCGGCCTGATGTTCCAGACGCCGCTGTTGTTCCCGCATATGTCCGTGCTGCAGAACCTGATGTTCGCCATTCCCGCTGCAATCCGCAAAAGATCCCTCCGGCGGGACATGGCTCAACAGGCACTCGCCGATGTCGGGCTTTCCGGTTTCGGCAGCCGGGACCCTGCGACGCTGTCCGGCGGTCAGCAGACCCGCGTCGCCCTGATGCGAACGCTTCTTGCCGAGCCGCATGCGCTGCTGCTGGACGAACCTTTCTCAAGTCTCGACAAGGCCCGGCGAGCCGACATCCGGGCATTGGTCTTCGACGCAGCCAGACAAAAGGGCTTGCCCGTCCTGCTTGTCACGCACGACGAGGAAGACGCTGTGGCAGCCGGCGGCAAGGTGCATTTTCTTGATGAAAGCGGATCAAGCAACGGCTGCGCCTGA
- a CDS encoding ABC transporter permease — translation MATQPKAVPAIPIILVSVLLAGPVLAGLAGTILPAIGYLPALGHNSFSLEPVRHLFQQPGLLTSVWLSIATGLTASVASLAIVLLFVAGWSGTAAFRRLTRFLSPLLSVPHAAAAIGLAFLIAPSGFLVRLVSPWATGWTRPPDVLILNDPFGIAMTVGLVAKEVPFLFLMTLAALNRPHVQEYFKAGASLGYGRVATFFKIVLPQIYPLIRLPVLAVVAYATSVVDVAAILGPTTPAPLAPRLVSWMNDPDLTKRLMASAGALLQLAVSATALATYLAGERLVASASRRRLVTGHRHLRERAARYGGLLVMVIIIVAMILSLLLLGIWSAARSWWFPSVLPQVWNVMQMTDTLGMSLGLLGTTVALACASALVATALTLWVLEARDHRKSASSRRLKTLVFLPLLLPQISFLFGLQLLFLSADFSGTFSAVLLAHLVFVLPYAFLALSDPWARLDPRFAKAAASIGASRARIFWQIRLPLLLRPVLVTLAVAAAVSVGQYLPTLMIGAGRVATVTTESVALASGGSRQATALLALLQLGIPLAGFTLAALLPALLHRNRAAMRLER, via the coding sequence GTGGCAACCCAGCCGAAAGCCGTCCCGGCCATACCGATCATCCTTGTGTCGGTTCTTCTGGCCGGGCCGGTTCTTGCCGGCCTGGCGGGTACGATCCTGCCTGCCATCGGTTACCTGCCCGCGCTGGGCCACAACAGCTTCTCCCTTGAACCCGTCCGGCACCTGTTCCAACAACCCGGTCTGCTAACTTCCGTTTGGCTCAGTATTGCCACCGGCCTGACGGCCTCCGTCGCGTCGCTGGCGATCGTGCTCCTGTTCGTGGCAGGCTGGTCCGGAACGGCGGCGTTCCGGCGCCTGACCCGGTTTCTGTCGCCACTGCTTTCGGTACCACACGCGGCGGCGGCCATCGGTCTTGCTTTTCTGATTGCGCCATCGGGATTTCTGGTTCGCCTCGTTTCGCCCTGGGCGACTGGCTGGACCAGGCCACCCGACGTTCTGATCCTCAACGATCCGTTCGGCATCGCCATGACGGTTGGTCTTGTCGCCAAGGAAGTGCCTTTTCTGTTCCTGATGACGCTCGCCGCGCTAAACCGCCCTCACGTTCAGGAGTATTTCAAGGCAGGTGCCAGCCTTGGCTATGGCCGTGTCGCAACCTTCTTCAAGATCGTTCTGCCGCAGATCTACCCGCTCATCCGCCTGCCGGTGCTGGCAGTGGTCGCCTATGCCACATCCGTCGTTGATGTCGCCGCTATCCTTGGGCCAACGACACCGGCTCCGCTCGCCCCGCGTCTCGTCAGCTGGATGAACGACCCGGATCTGACCAAACGTCTGATGGCATCTGCCGGGGCGTTGCTGCAACTTGCCGTCAGCGCGACTGCTCTGGCCACCTATCTGGCAGGCGAACGGCTGGTCGCCTCGGCCTCCAGGCGTCGCCTCGTTACAGGGCATCGTCACTTGCGCGAGCGTGCGGCAAGATATGGCGGACTTCTGGTGATGGTAATCATCATCGTGGCCATGATCCTCTCGCTTCTGCTGCTCGGGATCTGGTCTGCCGCCCGCTCATGGTGGTTTCCCTCCGTTCTGCCGCAGGTCTGGAATGTCATGCAAATGACCGACACGCTTGGCATGAGCCTCGGGCTACTCGGAACAACCGTCGCTCTGGCCTGTGCCTCCGCGCTTGTTGCAACAGCGCTGACACTTTGGGTTCTGGAAGCGCGTGATCACCGCAAGTCAGCCTCTTCGCGCCGCCTCAAGACACTCGTCTTCCTGCCGCTGCTGCTGCCGCAGATCAGCTTTCTGTTCGGTCTGCAGCTGCTTTTCCTGTCAGCGGATTTCAGCGGCACATTCTCCGCTGTTTTGCTGGCCCACCTGGTTTTCGTCCTGCCCTACGCCTTCCTTGCCTTGAGCGATCCCTGGGCCCGGCTCGATCCGCGCTTTGCCAAGGCCGCAGCCTCCATCGGCGCGTCGCGTGCCCGCATCTTCTGGCAGATCCGTTTGCCATTGCTGCTGCGGCCTGTTCTGGTAACGCTTGCAGTGGCAGCCGCGGTTTCCGTCGGCCAGTATCTGCCGACCTTGATGATCGGTGCCGGACGGGTCGCCACGGTCACGACCGAGAGTGTCGCCCTGGCCAGCGGCGGCAGCCGGCAGGCAACTGCGCTGCTGGCCCTGCTGCAACTTGGCATACCACTGGCCGGATTTACGCTGGCCGCACTGTTACCGGCGTTGCTTCATCGCAACCGGGCCGCCATGCGGCTGGAAAGGTGA